The Danaus plexippus chromosome 20, MEX_DaPlex, whole genome shotgun sequence sequence CTTCCTTTATATGATTGTGACGAATTTGGTCGCTCATAGTGATACTACATCATACCGCAATCACGGAACAAAGGCGATATCGAACATTACGACTGATATTTGGTAGATGAATGAACACATAACGAACGAAACGACTACCTTAtgtctaaaaatatgtaaactaTACATTCCGACAAATCACTATAAGTGTTAGGGAAgttgtttcattaaataaacaacagagtacatatataaaagcaaTGTGGAATGTGCCGTTTGACGATActataattttagtcaaaataatattcttaccTAACAACATACATTTGCTATTGCGATACTGTGATGTTTCAGTAAGTCTAGTTTCTAAACATCCACAAACAATTCTttgaaaaagtaatttcaGTAGATTGCGGCAAACAGATACCATTAccttaatattacttaaagagAGCCTCAATAACTTTAACAGCAGCACTCACAAAATATCACACGTTGTTACAGTACATATTActgtaatgatttattttagttcTTGTGGCTGTCTTTCATTAAATGATTATCTATCTTTAATGACAAACAATGTCatcatattgttaaaataacattacaagACAAATTATAACTTGTGAATGGAAAACCGCAAATATTCCACGCGCCATTTACGTCAACATATAAACGACCGCTACACTCgagttgaataataaaatattatgattaatttttatataattgatggTTTCATTCTTCAAAATtatgaacatatttaattgatgATAATCGGTGACGGACGTCGCTTACTATCAGTCCGACCGCCTGCACGTTTTTAACTCACTTCAAAACAAACGTAACGTGAACACCGGATTGTATTTTTGAAGTCAACTAAAAACAATGCCATGTATGAGAACACATCCAGGTGACGAACGCCGTCTGTTGTCATTCGTCTAcagcatataaattattgtttaatatgttaACACAGAGTTTATTTGCAGCAGGTTTACTTCTATATCGTATATTTACTCCTCGGAATGTAACtgctcatttaaattttatttcaaactccGCACCTCAAagcaacaaaaaatacaatactcATTTGCCCAACCGTTTGATTTGTATGTACTAAATTTCAGAAAATTCGAGACTCTTTTTCATGGCTGTaggaaaataacaaaaattagcTTTTCGAAAATATTCAGCGAAAAGTATTTCTTTGTCTTGTAATTAACTccgtgatataaaattatattttatggattttaaaataatatttgaaatatatatacctagGTATACCAGAAACATAGAGTAGGGACACCCCTCCTATCAGTTGGAGACATGTGTCATTTTTCCATCCATTTCTATGACAATGAAAggcaaatattatgaattcttgtaaaaattaaattttattatttttatggtcGCAATAATGATAAAGTTAATTTGAACGCTTATGATCTGTGAGCACGCAAAAAATTCCCAAACACATTTCTAATAGATGACCTACAGATAATAAACACGGGATATGTCGTAGTTCTAGAATAACAAATACGTTTTTATGGGATATTATAGAAACGTTGATAGAGAAAACAAACTAAGATATACTTAGTAGGAAAGTTATACTAAATGAAAAGTAAGgaacgtaattaataattgtcattttaatataatacaaataatattttgaacacatttactgaaaatgaaaatgttaccAAGAACCGACTTTTTGAACGgcatttagtaaaatattttaagcaaatgAAGTTAACGATATGATTTGACGGAACTTAATCAACCGTTGCTGCTGTTGATGTATCCCTTAAAAACATAAGTTATTCAGGACCCATTCGATATAACaattgtgtaataaataatgtttggtCGGTTCGGTGATGTATACAAAACTTTCTGTGCTTGAACAATCAAGCTATTTCTTGCCTCACTCGCCACACAACCTTCTTGCATTTTATAGAATCCTACTGGAGTTTTGGATTTTATTGAGTTCCATATTTCTGATGATGTACGTGTGTACGTGTGTAAGGTTCATTAGTATGGATGTTCTTAATCATTTATtccaaaacaaattaatcCAACAGCTTTCTTAAATATGGCCGAAAAATTGTAGTAGAATGCCGATCTTTGAACACAACTCGCCCcttgctttatatattttcaaagtttagtGTTGCAAAGGACTCTGTTTGTGAGACAgcatataaaacttattttatggAAGAGCTTTAGAGTTAGATGTCAACAAAGATCTGCCATTTGTTTCTGGTGGAtatctcatttatattaattatataaaatactaggAAACAGCGACAGAGCCCAATGTAATCAGAATACGAACTTACTTATTTAAGTTCCAGCAGTTCACGGTTTTTGGGACACAtcaactttgtttatttaataataatcattgttTGAACTTTATTGTAAAGAcagtaatcattttaatttttaatgtaattaaagtaGCTTATAATTATCTTATCAATGAACAGTAGAACGCTATTTGAATATGAGAtcatgataatataaaagtaaccaTCAAAACAAAGGGGacccttttaaaatttttgacgctatttcatagttttatttgctaACACTCATTCTTagctacaaaaaatttaaaaatagaaaattattatatccttTTTATGAAGAAGTTTGACAAAATAATCTGTACGGTAAACTAAAAAGTTTATTGTTGcgagatataaattaaaagtattttaaataaaatgtcacgATATTAAAATGTCGCATCAATTCCAGGCAATactttttaagtaacaattatCCTCAAAAAActtgataaattatatcgGTCGCGATGAATTGATtgagtaaatagtttttaaattgaaatttccttaaaaggtaataaaaatgaGGACGATGCTGCATGCTGTCGCCATCGTGCTAACTGTGCTGTTGCTTCTTATCAGACCCCGATATACCTTTGCAGCAGTTTGCTATGTTCGTATGAATCGatacatttataatcataGAAGGAAgtgtcattattttattattgttttctcTAAATTAATGAGTTATACTCTCTTTTGTTTCAGAAACGTGTAACGACACCCTTCCTGCCAAGTGATAAAATCAAATCCAATGACTCCACGAGCCTGGCGTGCCATGCGTACTATGTCGACCCCAAATACAAACGAGACCCAGAGATTGATCTCGATGATGAAGAAATAGGAAACCAACctcttgaataaaatttacaatgtttgtttacattttttggtaataaaaaaattgcaaattgaaatatttttttatttgaatatgtttTGAAGGCAAAGTAAAAAAGGAAGTAAAATTCATTAcgtgttgtatatttatattaataaataaaatatctaaaatttcaATGTCGGGCTGGAGAATTGTATTGCCGCCGTCTCACCATTGGCACCATGAGATACTTTATGTTTTTCTTGTAATATGGGCAAGCGGGCTCGTCACAGCCCAAAACTTCCGCCTCGTGAACTCTGTGACCTCCTCCTCCCAGTAACTCGTCTCCTAGTATTAGTCTACGAGCGCACGCTAGTAAACAAGGAGTACATACGGCCACGGCACATAATGCTGCTAAAATTTCTAGTAAAAACATTACAGATTCATTCCACATTCTTGCCTGTCTCActtgttcattttattatataaagcataaacaattattgaattaaaataagataacgCCATATGTacaaatgacaaataaaactttcagtCAAATTGACTACAGGgctattctaaaaatattgatataccatgttttcaaattgttttactAATGTATCTACCtacttacaatattattaaaatttataataccaaaaaattaaaatcataactgTAAAGAGTATAAAAATCCTAGTTCATTTttaagtgtaataaatatttgatgtgttttatattttcataaatgttaTACCTACTTCGTATCACTATTTCTACCTAGTGGTTGTGATGTCTGATCTGTCAGTTAAGAGTTAAGATAGACGTCATGTGACAGTTCACATCTGACATTTGATACAATCGTGAATccacaaaacaaaaatgcaAGTTTGTCGGTCTACTAGTCTAGCAGCAGCTAGCTGATCTAGTATGTACTAGCTATATAGCTCATTCATCATACTACAGGTTGAAAGTTGTCAAATGTTCAAAACATGTGACGCCGGACGATAGCGCAATGTCAGaaagaaaaatcataatattataacttaagtaAAACACTTGGAGAAATTGTAAGTGAAGCTTAAAATCagtaattgttaattatatacgaGAATATTCACAATGAGATCAAAATTCGTGATTgggtaagtaaaaaaaaaatataaaattaatatcaatttcgGAACATcatttgaaatagaaatatttcataattaaaaaaaaattgttacctTATCATATGACCAAATCCTATGACAAAAAAGACTGAATAGACTTTACAACCTAAGgtgtaaacttttattattttcattaacctaaattatatatttttaacatagtttttattcaaCTATAGTACATTTagtcattgttttaaaataattcttaacttAATGTTTCTCTTTGAAACTCAATTTACAATTGgtcaaatattacataataactaCATGTTCTTTTTTGCTCatacttcaaataaaaaatgtctctTATATTTTAGGACTGTGCTTGGTTTGTTTGTACTTTTTGGCTGGCTACTAGGACATATATATGGGGTGCTCCTAGCTGTCTATGAAGAGACAACAATTTTCAAAGACTTGGAGTACTCATggtaacaattttgtttacaaatcattttttttgtttctattattttgtgaTCAGTGGTAatggtaaaattaaatatatttcttaaagcaTTTAGTATTTTTCAGGGTGTTCAGATTACTATTAAACTTAGTAGGCTACTCCACCGTGATACTGCCATGCTTTGCACTTTACAAATATCTTGAAAAGACACACTACTTCGAAAAAATAAGTAAGTTGATGTTAATTTGTGTTTTAGATAGTCATATACATATCACAAACTTTTAAAAGATTGAGTTTACACCACAAATTTGCCGGAAATACCCCACCTTGAAAAATACCCGATGACCCAGGAATCTTATCTCAGGGTCATTTTGATAAGAAAAAGGAAAAAGTTGCagcaatataacattttataaacgttagtgaataaataaaaatatatatatatatatatatatatataataaataatgacaagGTATTAAACATACATTACACTAATTACAGCTGTGAAGGTAGTCAGGGTGTCCACCAGTGAAATATCCCTACCAACTGAAAATACAAGTTCATGATTACAATAACTTACTTCATATGTCaccatgtttatttatttatgtcctCTGTATTGTTTATCGTCAGCAAACAACAATTGGGTGAGTCGTCTGCTGCGAACGATGTTTTTGGAACAGGAGCGGCTGCCGGAGGTGGTGCGTGTGGACGAGAGCCTCCCTCATGAAAGTGTCGAGTTAGCGTTGTGTGTGGTGGGACTCATGGGGGCTTACCTCGTGTGGGGATTGCTACAGGAGAAGATAATGACAACTGTAACAATcactttatcaataaataaccAATCTAGTTTGGAAGTTAACATAAGTCCAGATTTAGTTACACCTTCCATATAACATGTGCTAAGATGTAGCTGCTTGCCGCCTGGCTTCCTCGCTCCAGTGCTTTCGTTTCGTCGTGTAACACATCAAAATCTTAATAACGTAATATTCCGTGAAGGACTACGTGTTGTCGGACGGCTCCCTGTGCCGCTTCACGGACTCTCAGTTCCTGGTGTTCGTGAACCGCGTGCTGGGGTCGTTGGTGGCGCTGGTGCGTCTCCGCGCCACGCGGCGGCCTCTATTCCCCGCTCCCCTCTACAAGTTCTCGTACTGCGCGCTCACCAACATCGTCAGCGCCTGGTGTCAGTACGAGGCCCTCAAGTTCGTCAGCTTTCCCACTCAAGTTCGTATGGGAATCATTAAGGATAGAAGTTACCGATAACACTCTCAACaactaaagaaaattaattatgaattgtttaaagaaaaagaCTTCATTTTCATTTGCCCCGAGGTTTCTCGTTTATAGAcgaatttaacattttaacaacGCGACCCGACACGCGTCGGTGCCAAGCGGCGGATTGTACTCCTATTACATATGGAGAGAGTGTGTGATGTTCCCTATCCTCCCGGCAGGTGCTGTCCAAGTCGTGTAAGGTGATCCCGGTGATGCTGATGGGGAAGCTGATCTCCCGCGCCAAGTACGAGTCCTACGAGTACGTCACCGCCGTCCTCATCTCGCTCGGCATGGCGCTGTTCCTGTTCGGGACCGGCGAGGACCACGGTCGGTCCCGCTCCCTCCCCCCCGCGGTGTGTGCCCGGCGTGCGTGTGtgacgtgtgtgtgtgtgtgttgcaGCGTGGGGCGCGCCGAGCGTGTCCGGGGCGTGCCTGCTGGTGCTGTACCTGTGCTGCGACAGCTTCACGTCGTCGTGGCAGGGCGCGCTGTTCCGGCGGCACGGCCTGCAGCCGCTGCAGATGCTGCTGTGTGTGAGCTTGTGCTCGTGCTCGCTGTCGGCGGCGGCGCTGCTCGGGCGGCCGCTGCCGGCGCTCATCTCCCAGCCGTCGTTCGTGGCGGACGCGTGCCTGCTGGCGCTGAGCTCGGCCGCGGGTCAGCTGATCATCTACCGCACCATCGCTCGGTTCGGTCCCGTGGTGTTCGCTATCTGCATGACGCTGCGGCAGGCGGGCTCGGTGCTGTTGTCGTGCCTGGTGTTCGGCCACCGCGTGTCGGCGGGCGGCGCGGCGGGGGTGACGCTGGTGTTCTCGTCGGTGTTCCTCCGCCTGTACTGGCGCAGACGCCGCGCGCCGCTGGCCGCGCCGGGCGACAAGTAGATCGCCTCCCAcagtatacatataaatgacTAGCCCCGGTGAGGACgtcacatattatttatttaggaaaATGTTCTCCAAGAACCCTTTTTATGACTCggtgcatattttattattttgatgatattttattttacatcgaAAACAAAATCTCGAATATAATGCTCGTAGAGTGAACTCGTCTGTCGATGAAATGTGTTGAGCGATGGCCGCGGCCGACTCGTGTAGATAATGATATTCTTAGTCGTAAGTAACAATATAAgaatagatatattaatataacatgttatttcatttaaccACTAGCGCCTCGCCCCGGCGTCGCTCGGGCGCCATGCTGATACTAGATGTGCTGCAGGATAACTGTGAacgttgtatataaaaacctaGCGGCCCGCTCCGGGCTGCGAGGTTCTATCCCGAATGGATGTCTTATGGTGTTAAGGCCATAGAGATCTGTATTAAATCGGTATCGGATAAGGATTAATGCTGTGTTGGTTAAAACCACTTCGAAAATTAGCCATTATTTGTCGTAAAAAGTAAACGACAAATTATTGTGGGACATCCATAAGAGACCTTATCAATGTATACAACACtttgtacattattttgataaaaatcgtCGGGCTTGGCCTGCGATGCGATATAAGcggaaaaatgaaattaatgacGACATCACATCAGGAACCTCAAACTAACAGTGTTTCCCCACTATTtaaaggatatatatataaaccttcGTCTTCAATCActctttaatgtattaaaaaaacggCATCAAAATCCGTCGCGTAGTTTTAAAGATTGAAGCTTACACAGGGACACAGGGACAGGGAAgcgactttgttttatattatttaattattataccaaGGATCTGTGGTCGGGGTCGCTCCTGTGTCAGAGCTCACTTCTTCCAGTAGCGTTCCTTCACACACTCCTTACCTTAACTTCTCACTCTAACCGTATCTAAAGACTTCTCGGACAGGTGATATcaattcttcttttttttattacgtcaCAGCCGCCTTTGTTGTGTtccgaaatattttaatcttccCGATGTTACAAACTGAAGACACCTTGTAAACTCAGTTTTTAGCAAGTCGGCCTAGAAGTTTAGATACGAACAATTACTTCTGACACAGAGGGCAGCACAACTTCTagcaacattttaaattctttcactTCAAGGGAACAAGCGAAGgcattatattgtataaccCACGTCCTCGCTGATAAAGACTGACATCGAAACCGAGACACgttgaaagtaaaaaattatttaattttaataaagagtaCAACATTAGTCAAAAACTATTCTCCCCTGATGAACCATTCTCTGTGTCGTGCTGTCCGCAATGATACTGCAGGGTCGGTACTTCTAATGTCATTATTAACTAGAAAGTAATTAAACgacattaaaaatcatttcctCTTCTTGCGAAAACagttaatgaaaaatagatgAAACACTACGTCAAATAATTGGAAATG is a genomic window containing:
- the LOC116773951 gene encoding adenosine 3'-phospho 5'-phosphosulfate transporter 1 isoform X2, whose translation is MRSKFVIGTVLGLFVLFGWLLGHIYGVLLAVYEETTIFKDLEYSWVFRLLLNLVGYSTVILPCFALYKYLEKTHYFEKITNNNWVSRLLRTMFLEQERLPEVVRVDESLPHESVELALCVVGLMGAYLVWGLLQEKIMTTVLSKSCKVIPVMLMGKLISRAKYESYEYVTAVLISLGMALFLFGTGEDHAWGAPSVSGACLLVLYLCCDSFTSSWQGALFRRHGLQPLQMLLCVSLCSCSLSAAALLGRPLPALISQPSFVADACLLALSSAAGQLIIYRTIARFGPVVFAICMTLRQAGSVLLSCLVFGHRVSAGGAAGVTLVFSSVFLRLYWRRRRAPLAAPGDK
- the LOC116773951 gene encoding adenosine 3'-phospho 5'-phosphosulfate transporter 1 isoform X1 — its product is MRSKFVIGTVLGLFVLFGWLLGHIYGVLLAVYEETTIFKDLEYSWVFRLLLNLVGYSTVILPCFALYKYLEKTHYFEKITNNNWVSRLLRTMFLEQERLPEVVRVDESLPHESVELALCVVGLMGAYLVWGLLQEKIMTTDYVLSDGSLCRFTDSQFLVFVNRVLGSLVALVRLRATRRPLFPAPLYKFSYCALTNIVSAWCQYEALKFVSFPTQVLSKSCKVIPVMLMGKLISRAKYESYEYVTAVLISLGMALFLFGTGEDHAWGAPSVSGACLLVLYLCCDSFTSSWQGALFRRHGLQPLQMLLCVSLCSCSLSAAALLGRPLPALISQPSFVADACLLALSSAAGQLIIYRTIARFGPVVFAICMTLRQAGSVLLSCLVFGHRVSAGGAAGVTLVFSSVFLRLYWRRRRAPLAAPGDK